In the Roseibium sp. HPY-6 genome, one interval contains:
- a CDS encoding 3-hydroxybutyrate dehydrogenase, whose protein sequence is MLANKTAVVTGSTSGIGLGCARAFAEQGANVVINGLGDADEIEATRAAIEADFGVRCAYSSANMLNGDAIAGMIADAENDFGSVDILVNNAGIQFVSPVDEFPVDKWDAIIAINLSSAFHAIRAALPGMKQRGWGRIINTASAHALVASPYKSAYVAAKHGIAGLTKTVALEVAEQGITVNAICPGYVWTPLVEAQIPDTMKARNMTEEQVKKDVMLKAQPTKEFVTVEQVAGYAAFLCSDTASSITGSVLPIDGGWTAQ, encoded by the coding sequence ATGCTTGCGAACAAAACCGCCGTCGTTACCGGTTCCACGTCCGGTATCGGACTTGGCTGCGCCCGTGCCTTTGCCGAGCAGGGCGCCAATGTCGTCATAAACGGTCTTGGCGATGCCGACGAAATCGAAGCGACCCGGGCTGCGATCGAGGCCGATTTTGGCGTGCGGTGTGCCTACTCCTCCGCAAACATGCTGAACGGTGATGCGATTGCGGGGATGATTGCGGATGCTGAAAATGACTTCGGGTCCGTTGATATCCTTGTGAACAATGCCGGAATTCAGTTCGTTTCGCCGGTCGACGAGTTTCCGGTCGACAAGTGGGATGCCATCATAGCTATCAACCTGTCGTCGGCATTTCACGCGATCCGGGCCGCACTCCCGGGAATGAAGCAGCGCGGCTGGGGCCGGATCATCAATACTGCGTCCGCGCACGCACTCGTGGCCTCGCCCTACAAGTCCGCCTATGTCGCAGCCAAGCACGGCATTGCCGGACTTACGAAAACGGTCGCGCTTGAAGTTGCGGAACAGGGCATCACTGTCAACGCCATCTGTCCTGGCTATGTCTGGACTCCACTCGTCGAGGCCCAAATTCCCGACACAATGAAAGCCCGCAATATGACGGAGGAGCAGGTCAAAAAGGATGTCATGTTGAAAGCGCAGCCGACCAAGGAATTTGTCACTGTTGAACAGGTTGCGGGTTATGCGGCTTTCCTGTGCTCCGACACGGCATCGTCGATTACGGGGTCCGTGCTGCCGATCGACGGGGGCTGGACAGCACAATAA
- a CDS encoding 4-hydroxy-3-methylbut-2-en-1-yl diphosphate synthase — translation MFITVLERSVSLAQHNIGTLFKTGWAYILLLLALNFAIGSSLMPESGFTTVSYMTEPVAKADEGALRALAAIANLLVGFSIAIAYVRRILIDARDFPITFGKRNINVILYQIVLALIGFLSLIPLIIVSSIVAALTAGFGLLLMFLAPFIALMVVQKFSVVLPAAAVDDPLTLKESWRATSGLGWAMVFSALIMSLLAGFLGLAWGFLLSVSDGLLPANDLWQQIRSAIFPMGTMLILVWIFSSLHATFYGLIRERFAERLGLREEDYLQADAQREVSRERAQKALSGARRMKRH, via the coding sequence ATGTTCATCACCGTTCTGGAACGTTCAGTCTCCCTTGCACAACACAATATCGGGACACTCTTCAAAACCGGATGGGCCTATATCCTGCTTCTGCTGGCGCTCAATTTTGCCATTGGCTCGTCTCTCATGCCCGAGAGCGGGTTCACGACCGTCTCTTACATGACCGAACCGGTGGCCAAGGCCGATGAGGGCGCATTACGGGCGCTTGCCGCAATTGCCAATTTGCTCGTCGGGTTTTCCATTGCAATTGCCTACGTTCGCCGAATACTGATCGATGCGCGCGATTTTCCGATCACGTTCGGAAAACGAAACATCAACGTCATACTCTACCAGATCGTGCTCGCGCTGATCGGCTTTCTGTCATTGATCCCGCTGATTATTGTGTCCTCGATCGTCGCCGCGCTGACAGCCGGGTTCGGGCTTTTGCTGATGTTCCTCGCGCCCTTTATCGCTCTCATGGTGGTTCAGAAGTTTTCGGTTGTGCTTCCTGCGGCTGCTGTCGACGATCCGCTGACACTTAAAGAAAGCTGGCGGGCAACATCCGGGCTTGGCTGGGCAATGGTCTTTTCGGCACTTATCATGAGCCTTCTTGCCGGTTTTCTGGGTCTTGCCTGGGGATTTCTACTCAGTGTCAGCGATGGGCTGCTTCCGGCAAACGACCTGTGGCAGCAAATCCGGTCTGCTATTTTTCCGATGGGTACGATGCTGATCCTCGTATGGATATTCTCCAGCCTGCATGCAACATTTTACGGACTGATCCGGGAGCGGTTTGCCGAAAGGCTGGGTTTGCGCGAGGAAGACTATCTGCAAGCCGATGCGCAGAGAGAAGTTTCGCGCGAACGCGCCCAAAAAGCACTTTCCGGCGCCCGGCGAATGAAGCGGCATTGA